A window from Plasmodium relictum strain SGS1 genome assembly, chromosome: 7 encodes these proteins:
- the Sel2 gene encoding selenoprotein, putative, with protein MKIHYLKFFFKICFLLFLSYDFIFLKGENKKMQGDFFKKGYEILFLQKDVLPPYIKRNNHISIFFCKSUQSQYVLKRIKQYFDILNGEETQIYFENNKFSVDNNKYIIFLMNLKPALIYRLLCCFIIFIYILISISIFFPNQSEYFIPNFLLSNANYNRIFEDMRKKKLIIFVIMFFSYNIIYGIFCNTSVIHIYQNRNLIYNDYFIDHLFVEQLKRNLNNI; from the coding sequence atgaaaattcattacttgaaattttttttcaaaatatgtTTTCTGCTTTTTTTGAGCTAcgactttatttttttaaaaggtgaaaataaaaaaatgcaaggggatttttttaagaaaggATATGAAATTTTGTTTCTTCAGAAGGATGTATTGCCGCCATACATAAAACGTAATAATCatatatcaatttttttttgtaaatctTGACAATCGCAATATGTTTTAAAGAGAATAAAACaatattttgatattttaaatgGAGAAGAAacacaaatatattttgaaaataacaAGTTTTCAGTTGATAATAATaagtatattatatttttaatgaactTAAAACCAGCTCTAATCTATAGGTTACTTTGTTGtttcataattttcatttatattttaatttcaataagtatattttttcctAATCAATCAGAATATTTCATaccaaattttttattaagtaaTGCAAATTATAATAGAATATTTGAAgatatgagaaaaaaaaaattaatcatttttgttattatgtttttttcttataatattatttatggAATATTCTGTAATACGAGtgtaattcatatatatcaaaacaggaatttaatttataatgatTACTTTATTGATCATTTATTCGTTGAACagttaaaaagaaatttaaataatatttaa
- the IscU2 gene encoding NifU-like protein, putative, whose protein sequence is MIHFKNISNKRLCFKWKIKFNIYKKKSVHFSNYAKILNKYPSNKIISPVFFSTSKNSDYINHINEINNFIELFQKNSESASSNIENITSILQKIKNEKKYKENEDIIEIISSIKLLIEKRVRPIILNDGGDIKFICFDIDSGIVYVQLEGACVTCSQSEMTLQYMIKNMLTYYISEIKEIKNVSKNGVIL, encoded by the exons ATgattcattttaaaaatatatctaataAGCGATTATGCTTCAaatggaaaataaaattcaacatttataaaaaaaaaagtgtgcATTTCTCAAATTATGCAAAAATACTAAATAAATATCCTtcaaacaaaataataaGCCCTGTATTTTTTTCCACTTCAAAAAATTCAGATTACATTAATCATATCAATGAAATAAACAATTTCATTGAATTGTTTCAAAAAAACTCTGAGAGTGCTTCATctaatattgaaaatatcACTTCTATAttgcaaaaaataaaaaatgagaaaaagtataaagaaaatgaagatatcATAGAAATAATCAGCAGCATAAAATTACTAATAGAGAAAAGAGTTCGtccaataattttaaatgacGGTGgtgatataaaatttatatgttttGATATTGACAGTg gcATAGTTTATGTACAGTTAGAAGGAGCCTGTGTTACATGTTCACAAAGTGAAATGACTCTACAGTAcatgataaaaaatatgctAACATATTACATATCTGAAATTaaggaaattaaaaatgtgtCAAAAAATGGTGTTATTCTTTAA
- a CDS encoding nucleolar protein Nop52, putative codes for MKKSEIESLFVKLCHVEKESRDRGINLLYDYISKNKKVLNKRKITYICKGLFYYYWLCYSITEQKKAALKICRLIHIIDNKKNVFVFLQCFLNVMSTKYNNLDIHRLNKFLFLFRVFQAEFLMFLHNNSWNSSYIKKYNKIILNSFDDTNELFYNYIDTFFEEFLGNEHFLETKKEKINYDTKQFLLLVDPFFKIVCATEKKYIIDLIRNKIFNKIVKMDIKKSLLKKKINKYLLKCKHKYGVKILKNMYNLSIFAKKKNKIKNEIKNKVPIFIENCAKQAEKKELANEEKTDSELPYKKSGKIRNDCLLYNKKMLHKKKNKKKLKVLKDINIKNEVICEDQDKKNILKRKSGICSEKRKKKKTNMKNIKVGEKLTSDISLIKKCKKNLKKKKKMNTIANICKKKKNEIDNNNINNLDKNNKKCFSYSINENKKKSKLKIYAFNEPALNGKKKVLQENNLIKEEIMKINEKKCNLQVKKIPLSKNKTKIQNKSSDHAINGTSNTYVKPKKSKIMKLKEIKLKKDNDKEKKKSNMENKIDKNLQNEMSEKGNNSLVKKTILKKGKTKSVVTKKVHFNLKKNTIEYIPRNKKKSVNSFFFLDNFRNLMNIPSFL; via the coding sequence atgaaaaaatcaGAAATAGAATCATTGTTTGTTAAGTTATGCCATGTTGAAAAGGAAAGTAGGGATAGAGGAATAAATTTACTTTATGATTacataagtaaaaataaaaaagttctTAATAAGCGTAAAATAACATATATTTGCAAAGgattattttattactattGGTTATGTTATTCTATTactgaacaaaaaaaagcgGCTTTGAAAATATGTAGattaatacatataattgataataaaaaaaatgtttttgtaTTTTTGCAATGCTTTTTAAATGTTATGTcaacaaaatataataatttagatatacatcgtttaaataaatttttatttttattccgAGTTTTTCAAGCTgaatttttaatgtttttgCATAATAACTCATGGAATAGtagttatattaaaaaatataataaaataattttaaatagtttTGATGATACAAATGagcttttttataattatatagacACTTTTTTTGAAGAATTTTTAGGTAATGAACATTTTTTAGAaacaaaaaaggaaaaaataaattatgatacaaaacaatttttattattggtAGACCCTTTCTTTAAAATTGTATGTGCAAcagaaaagaaatatataattgacttaataagaaataagatttttaataaaatagtaaaaatggatataaagaaaagtcttttaaaaaagaaaattaataaatatttactgAAATGTAAACATAAATATGGggtgaaaattttaaaaaatatgtacaATTTATCCATTTTtgccaaaaaaaaaaataaaataaaaaatgagataaaaaataaagttcctatttttattgaaaacTGTGCCAAACAGgcagaaaaaaaagagttagctaatgaagaaaaaactGACAGTGAATTaccatataaaaaaagtggAAAAATTAGAAATGACTGTCttctatataataaaaagatgttacataaaaaaaaaaataaaaaaaaattgaaagtattaaaagatataaacataaaaaatgaagttaTTTGTGAAGAtcaagataaaaaaaatattttaaagagaAAAAGTGGGATATGTtctgaaaaaagaaaaaaaaaaaagacgaACATGAAAAACATAAAAGTTGGTGAAAAATTGACTTCTGACATAagtttgataaaaaaatgcaaaaagaatttaaaaaaaaaaaaaaaaatgaatactatagcaaatatatgtaaaaaaaaaaaaaatgaaatagataataataatataaataatttagataaaaacaataaaaaatgtttttcatATAGTATTAatgagaataaaaaaaagtcaaaattaaaaatttatgctTTTAATGAACCAGCATtgaatggaaaaaaaaaagttttacaagaaaataatttaataaaagaagaaataatgaaaataaatgagaaaaaatgtaatttacAAGTTAAGAAAATACcattaagtaaaaataaaacaaaaatacaAAACAAAAGTTCAGACCATGCAATAAATGGTACAAGTAACACCTATGTAAAAccaaaaaaaagtaaaataatgaaattgaaggaaataaaattaaaaaaagataatgataaagaaaaaaaaaaaagtaatatggagaataaaattgataaaaatttgCAAAATGAGATGTCAGAAAAAGGTAACAATAGTttagttaaaaaaacaattttaaaaaaaggaaaaacaaAATCCGTTGTAACAAAAAAGGTTCActtcaatttaaaaaaaaatacaattgaATATATTCCGcggaataaaaaaaaaagtgttaattcatttttttttttagataatttTCGCAACTTAATGAATATCCcttcatttttatag
- a CDS encoding proteasome subunit beta type-6, putative has protein sequence MMEIESIKMKSIDDNSDLASCIYDINKPISDGTTIIGIIYNDGVMLACDTRTSSGTLISNKCSRKINRINENIYVCRSGASAHSQKVIEIIKHYCLAMKSENRKKGRFHEDDSLSEDVNDEDIDIDKINNTDNKSITNSITKNKYFYDDKFMDYNPLVENVAYITKKLIYANNNFLSCALILGGYDKEKKQQLYSVNLNGSIIPKFDFAVSGSGSIYIQSYLQDKYKKNMSKKECFYLILNCVKYAIYNDNSSGGIVRIVNITKHYVEEFTVTNTQLNFDY, from the coding sequence ATGATGGAAATAGAAAgcataaaaatgaaatcaATAGATGATAATTCAGATTTGGCTAGTTGTATATATGATATTAACAAACCAATTTCTGACGGAACAACAATAATCGgtataatttataatgatGGTGTTATGCTAGCATGCGATACAAGAACTTCATCAGGCACATTAATTAGTAATAAATGCtcaagaaaaattaatagaattaatgaaaatatttatgtctGTAGAAGTGGAGCTTCTGCTCATAGCCAAAAGGTAAttgaaattataaaacatTATTGTCTAGCAATGAAAAgtgaaaatagaaaaaaggGAAGATTTCATGAAGATGATTCTTTAAGTGAAGATGTTAATGACGAAGATATTGATATAGATAAGATTAATAATACAGATAATAAAAGCATTACAAATTCaataactaaaaataaatatttttatgatgaCAAATTTATGGATTATAACCCTTTAGTAGAAAACGTTGCATACATTACtaaaaaactcatttatgcAAATAATAACTTTTTATCATGTGCTCTTATATTAGGTGGttatgataaagaaaaaaagcaGCAGCTTTATTCAGTAAATTTAAATGGAAGCATAATCCCAAAATTTGATTTTGCAGTTAGTGGAAGTGGTAGTATATATATCCAATCTTATTTACAAGACAagtataaaaagaatatgagTAAAAAggaatgtttttatttaattttaaattgtgTTAAATATGCtatatataatgataataGTAGCGGAGGTATTGTAAGAATTGTTAATATAACAAAACATTATGTTGAAGAATTTACAGTAACGAACACACAATTAAATTTTGATTACTaa
- a CDS encoding elongation factor Tu, putative yields the protein MSNKKRSKNLVYDDYEDDFEDYDNYDEQYYSEFEIEKNVNSLKIKHNNNSKKNIIKKAEKIENVNKKNEELNLTLKNSKENKYIMLNTLNILVLGHIDAGKSTLIGALLYNLNYVSEQTIKKYEKVKESCKYTFILDEEDDERERNITLFNKRKEFFIYYTKNDIKQAYGILLNNEHNDKNINHNKKNVENLKKDENKNIYINKGIFEDFYKKKKIHNDIICFRKINIFDTPGHNELVNNLYSWSFFADCAILLVDANNIYNKKNDETYKDISILKSVGISNVIIVVNKLDLFDYDIKVFEDICNTIKSFFECKQNDGIFEFLFNNNFYVHIKCLENYSTLFERNLIFVPVSAYKNKNIVKFEKSDKPLFNCNFSLYDEIKYMNIKKDLFLLKVCEEILHEKKQNLSSYYNFIKNNNLFANNVFYNFDKSCQLNPAKKAINKDNTFIGVIQDFTESNNLIKANIKILSGILKTQNDYTILPLKEKTTIKKIEKSCFYKYVNIDDLSYYLTRTKDFDLLKKFLLELPDSAISDKIKNQNLNENIKNFDSACNIKENNFTNSIQMISKLANVCSFNENITITNDIIENVVLKISENKIINGSVLVNDGTKNNYNKNNEKYTLYNIDNIFVSNKVVVLIKMNEIQIPVIIGRQYLLYSLNFSHSVTIKNIYCVYKNKKFPFNSNDLLNNKLNNSNQNLTEISESENYKKKNNILYEKVENKKYLRSYDVGIIEIEINNNSLMCAQKFRNDLNYFISFYNYFFNIYDFLSFTISPLSRFILSESNQIVASGLILGGE from the coding sequence atgagCAATAAAAAGAGATCTAAAAATTTAGTTTATGATGATTATGAAGATGATTTTGAAGATTATGACAACTATGATGAACAATATTACTCAGAATttgaaattgaaaaaaatgtaaactctttaaaaataaaacataataataattctaaaaaaaatataataaagaaagCAGAAAAGAtagaaaatgtaaataaaaaaaatgaagaactTAATTTAACTTTGAAAAATAGTAAAGAGAACAAGTATATAATGCTGAATACATTAAATATCCTTGTATTAGGACATATTGATGCCGGTAAATCTACATTAATAGGAGCATTGTTATATAATTTGAATTACGTAAGTGAacaaacaataaaaaaatatgaaaaggTTAAAGAAAGCTGCAAATACACTTTTATATTAGATGAAGAAGATGATGAAAGAGAAAGAAATATAactctttttaataaaagaaaagaattttttatatattatacgAAAAATGACATAAAACAAGCATATGGCATTTTACTAAACAATGAGCATAATGATAAAAACATTAATCACAATAAAAAGAATGtggaaaatttaaaaaaggacgaaaataaaaatatttacattaaTAAAGGTATATTCGAAgatttctataaaaaaaaaaaaatacataatgaTATTATTTGCTTTAGGAAAATTAACATTTTTGATACACCAGGGCACAATGAATTAGTAAATAACTTATACTCCTGGAGCTTTTTTGCAGATTGTGCAATACTACTAGTTGAtgcaaataatatttataataaaaaaaacgaTGAAACATATAAAGatatttctatattaaaaTCAGTAGGAATTTCTAATGTTATCATAGTAGTAAATAAATTAGATTTATTTGATTATGATATAAAAGTTTTTGAAGATATATGTAATACAATAAAATCCTTTTTTGAATGCAAACAAAATGACGGTATATttgaatttctttttaataataacttTTATGTACATATAAAATGCTTGGAAAATTACAGTACCCTATTTGAaagaaatttaatatttgtaCCTGTTTCAGcgtacaaaaataaaaatatagtaaaatttgaaaaaagtGACAAACCACTATTCAATTGTAATTTTAGCTTAtatgatgaaataaaatatatgaatataaaaaaagatttattttTGCTTAAAGTATGTGAAGAAATTTTACATGAGAAAAAGCAAAATTTAAGttcttattataattttattaaaaataataatctgTTTGCAAATaatgttttttataattttgataaaaGTTGCCAATTAAATCCAGCTAAAAAAGctataaataaagataatacaTTTATAGGTGTTATTCAAGACTTTACAGAATCAAATAATTTGATAAAagcaaatattaaaatattaagtgGAATTTTAAAGACTCAAAACGATTATACTATACTACCACTTAAAGAAAAAactactataaaaaaaattgaaaagaGTTGCTTTTACAAATACGTAAATATTGATGACTTATCCTATTATTTAACAAGAACAAAAGATTTTGATTTGctcaaaaaatttttattggaATTACCTGATTCTGCCATTtcagataaaataaaaaatcaaaatttaaatgaaaatattaaaaattttgatagCGCATGTaacataaaagaaaataattttacaaaTTCTATACAAATGATATCAAAACTTGCAAACGTTTGctcatttaatgaaaatattactaTAACTAACGATATTATAGAAAATGTTGTTCTTAAAATTAGtgaaaacaaaataattaatgGTTCCGTTCTAGTAAATGATggaacaaaaaataattacaacaaaaataatgaaaaatatacgttatataatatagataatatttttgtttctaACAAAGTGGTagtgttaataaaaatgaatgaaaTACAAATTCCAGTAATAATAGGTCGACAATACCTTctttattctttaaatttttcacATAGTGtaacaattaaaaatatatattgtgtttataaaaataaaaaattcccTTTCAATTctaatgatttattaaataataaattaaataactcTAACCAAAATTTAACAGAAATTAGTGAAtcagaaaattataaaaaaaaaaataatatattatatgaaaaagttgaaaataaaaagtatctACGAAGCTATGATGTCGGTATTATAGAAatagaaattaataataattcattaatGTGCGCTCAAAAATTCAGAAATgacttaaattattttatttctttttataattatttttttaatatctatgattttctttcttttactATTTCTCCTTTATCGCGCTTTATTTTATCTGAATCAAATCAAATTGTTGCTAGTGGTTTAATATTAGGTGGAGAATGA
- the AKLP2 gene encoding adenylate kinase-like protein 2, putative: METLLDSETLKKYEEETNEYIRKKKVEKLFDVILKNVLINKPENIYLYIYNNIYSFLLNKIFIIGPPLIKITSILSSSISKTFNYYHISISELIKSHISFDINNIEEYSTNKKLINDDLVSSIIKNTLSNLDAKKKRGYVVEGFPSTNLQANNCLQYLPSHVIVLYADEEYIYEKYEEENDIKIFSNMHNSIEESCELFEVKEVDPTPLKDKVKIYLRNISGVLEVLENNKEVINLRDYNERNLIDHVTNLIIQNKDEWNSVLEDDSLDTSSKI, from the exons atggaAACTTTATTAGACAGtgaaacattaaaaaaatatgaagaagaaaCAAATGAATACattcgaaaaaaaaaagttgaaaaattatttgatgttattttaaaaaatgttttaataaacaaaccagaaaatatatatttatatatatataataatatttattcttttctattgaataaaattttcataattggTCCTCCTTTGATAAAAATTACATCAATACTATCTTCTTCAATTTCTAAaacttttaattattatcacATTTCTATTTCTGAATTGATCAAATCTCATATTTCgtttgatataaataatatcgAAGAATATtcaactaataaaaaattaa TTAATGATGATTTGGTTTCttctattattaaaaatactttaaGTAATTTagatgcaaaaaaaaaaagaggatATGTTGTTGAAGGGTTTCCAAGTACTAATCTACAGGCAAATAACTGCCTGCAATACTTACCATCACATGTTATTGTTTTATATGCTGatgaagaatatatatacgaaaaatatgaagaagaaaacgacataaaaattttttcaaatatgcATAATAGTATTGAAGAGAGTTGTGAACTATTTGAAGTAAAAGAAGTTGACCCAACACCATTAAAAGATAAAgtaaagatatatttaaG AAATATCTCAGGAGTATTAGAAGTTTTAGAAAATAACAAGGAAGTTATAAATTTAAGAGATTATAATGAGAGAAATTTAATTGATCATGTTACG aatttgATTATCCAAAATAAAGACGAATGGAATTCTGTTCTTGAAGATGATTCATTAGATACAAGctcaaaaatttaa